In Miscanthus floridulus cultivar M001 chromosome 8, ASM1932011v1, whole genome shotgun sequence, the sequence TGGCCTCTGCACCAGCATCAATACTCTCAACTTCAGCACCAACCTTGGGCTCAGCGGTTTCCATGTAGCGGAAATCTGGATAATTTCTGTGGTTCAATGAGTGCAACCACAAAGCTACAGCTCCCTCCTTGTGTTCCATCGCCGCAATATGAGTGAAAATATTCTTGACCTTGAACTCTTCAGCCTCCTCATAATAAGGTTCCATGGAAACTGCCTCATGTGAATCCTTCCATTTCTTGTTGTATGATGTGAACATGCATTCATCTAGGTACAGACCGACCTCAGGTGCAGTAGGCACATTAAGGTTGACATCCCTGCAACACACATGGCATAAGCTTGCAAACATACGTTATATGGATTGTTTAACACCTaaaagcttaaaagattcatacTTGCGAAAGGCGACATCATAAATTGATTCAGGTGCACAGTTCCTCATCACAGCTACAGCAAGACCAATCATCTTCCGGATCTGATGGAGCATGAAACTCTGTCCAACAACTTCACACCTGACAAAATCAATCCCATCCAGGCTGACAACACGATCGGCGCCAAAGGAAATGATAAACCTTTTTGCTGCAGGATCCTCTGCCTTAGTTCTTGTGGTGAAGTTATGGAAATTGTGAGTCCCAACATAGTACTTGAGAATCCTGTTGAACCTCTCCTTCACTTCATCAGTGTAAGAAAAGGTGCTCTTAGTTGGCGGCTTCTCTTCTCCATTGCTCTTCTCGGAATCCATATCTTGTGCTTTCTCTTCAGTGGCTGCAGGTTCAAGTTTCTTCTCCTCGTTCCCAATATAAATATCTGCAACAGCTGAATTTGTATTCAGATAGGAACAAAATTCTAATTAACTCTAGCCAGCACAGATTAGAATTACAAGATTCGATTTCCATCCAGTACCTGACTGTACAACATCACCTCCACCATTCGATCCCATCTCAGCATTTGCAGCTTCAGTTCCATCACCAGAGACGGGTAAATCAAGCTTCTCCGTGCTGTTCAGTCCAACCTCCCCATGTGCACATGGGTTACCACCATCTGAACTTGTATGATCACATTTTGCATCCCCAAGTGTTCCAGATTCATCATGGCTGGCCACACTTCCTTCCCCGGGAGCATCAACACCATTCTGCCCGGGGCTGGGCAGTTTCCCCTCCCGGCCCATGACACCAGGCACCTTCCTGCCTCTCTCAGAGCACTCCAGGCACTTGCTAAGCTCGCTCCCACTCCCCATGCTCGCCATGACGGCCTCGCGGTCCGGGTGCGCGCTCGGGTCAAGA encodes:
- the LOC136477395 gene encoding uncharacterized protein isoform X2, with translation MAAASPPPSPPDAKRPKMSSSSDPEADAEPTSASAAVEGADPAQRRPRYKRRKVAILLGYCGAGYQGMQKNPGARTIEGDLEQALYQAGAVPEADRAAPRRYDWARAARTDKGVSAAAQVVSGRFYVDPPGFIDRLNAQLAPQIRAYGYVRVTNSFNAKKFCDRRRYLYLLPVFALDPSAHPDREAVMASMGSGSELSKCLECSERGRKVPGVMGREGKLPSPGQNGVDAPGEGSVASHDESGTLGDAKCDHTSSDGGNPCAHGEVGLNSTEKLDLPVSGDGTEAANAEMGSNGGGDVVQSDIYIGNEEKKLEPAATEEKAQDMDSEKSNGEEKPPTKSTFSYTDEVKERFNRILKYYVGTHNFHNFTTRTKAEDPAAKRFIISFGADRVVSLDGIDFVRCEVVGQSFMLHQIRKMIGLAVAVMRNCAPESIYDVAFRKDVNLNVPTAPEVGLYLDECMFTSYNKKWKDSHEAVSMEPYYEEAEEFKVKNIFTHIAAMEHKEGAVALWLHSLNHRNYPDFRYMETAEPKVGAEVESIDAGAEAKVGTEVENIEEAQMPSDNLSE
- the LOC136477395 gene encoding uncharacterized protein isoform X1; its protein translation is MAAASPPPSPPDAKRPKMSSSSDPEADAEPTSASAAVEGADPAQRRPRYKRRKVAILLGYCGAGYQGMQKNPGARTIEGDLEQALYQAGAVPEADRAAPRRYDWARAARTDKGVSAAAQVVSGRFYVDPPGFIDRLNAQLAPQIRAYGYVRVTNSFNAKKFCDRRRYLYLLPVFALDPSAHPDREAVMASMGSGSELSKCLECSERGRKVPGVMGREGKLPSPGQNGVDAPGEGSVASHDESGTLGDAKCDHTSSDGGNPCAHGEVGLNSTEKLDLPVSGDGTEAANAEMGSNGGGDVVQSAVADIYIGNEEKKLEPAATEEKAQDMDSEKSNGEEKPPTKSTFSYTDEVKERFNRILKYYVGTHNFHNFTTRTKAEDPAAKRFIISFGADRVVSLDGIDFVRCEVVGQSFMLHQIRKMIGLAVAVMRNCAPESIYDVAFRKDVNLNVPTAPEVGLYLDECMFTSYNKKWKDSHEAVSMEPYYEEAEEFKVKNIFTHIAAMEHKEGAVALWLHSLNHRNYPDFRYMETAEPKVGAEVESIDAGAEAKVGTEVENIEEAQMPSDNLSE